Genomic window (Haloprofundus halophilus):
TCGCCCTGCGGTCGTCGGTGTTGGCAAGCGTCTCGTCGAGGAGGAGTGGAATCCGAACGCCCTGTTCCTGCTGTTCCACGAAGGCGATTCGAACGGCGAGTAAGACCTGCACCCGAGTACCGCTCGAAAGCTCGTCGAGCGCGAGTCCCTTCTGTTTGGATTCGTCGAACGCACGGAACTCGGCTTCGGCCTCATCGAAGTCCAACCGATACCGGCCGCGAGTGATCGTCGTCAGGATTTCACGAGCACGCTCGAAGACGTCCGGGCGACTAGTCTCCATCGTCGCCTCCTGAACGTGATCCACCAGCACGTCGCCGACCATCGCAGCACAGTCGGCCTCGAGTTGGTCTTTCAGATCATCGAGCGCCCGATCACGCTCCGCAAGCGCCGTTTCAACTTGGTCGTCGGACTTTGCCTGCCTGATTTCTGCCTTGATATCGGCAATCCGTGACTGCAGGTCGTCGAAATCCTCAGCAGTTCGTTCCGCCTCACGGAGGTCTTCTCTGAGGTCAGCAATCTCTTGCTTCTTGAGGTCCGGTTCGAAGCCCGGGTAGCTTTCGAGTTCTTCGGCTTCCGTGTTCGCCCGGATGTTGGCCTCTCGTACGTCCTCCGTAGCCGATTCGTATGCTTCAACCTGCTCACAGAGTTCCTCCAACCTATCGTGGTCATCGGAGTCGAGATCCAGAGCCGCAAAGATTTCGTCGCGTTCGTCCGCCAGCGCACCTATCTTCTCGGTCGCTTCCTGAATCGTCTCGGTAGCTTGGTCAAGGTCCCGCTGTGCGGCTTCGCGCTGCTGTTCGCGGTTCTCGAGGTTTCGGATTGCCTCGGTTGCCTCACCAGACCTCTCGACATCGTCATAGCCGTAGGGATCGAGTTTCGCTTGGAGTTCTTCGCGGGCGGTCTCGATCTGGTCGTCGATGGTTTCGATGCTCTCTTGAATCCCCTCAACCTCGTCGTGGGCTTCCTGCCAGTCGAGCACTCGCTTGGAGATCACGGCGAGTTCGACATCAGACGCATCTGGCGCGGCGCCCAACTGGTCTTGGAGTTTGGCACGCGTTTCCTCCAGATTCTGCTCTTTCTGTTCGAGCGTGTCTGAATCCGTCGCCAGGCTATCGCGCCATTCGGACCGTCGCTCGGCCAGTTTGTGCGCTGCGATTGCGTCGTACAGTCCGATCAGACGAGACCGAACCTCGTCTTCGGTCCACCCCGCCGGCGGGTTCACACCGGTTTTTTCGAACGACTTGCGATGCGGTTCCCGTGAATTCCCTCCGTCTTTGGACTGTGAGCGAGCGCGCAGCCCATACCAGAATATACCAGCGGCGACGAGCAGGATGGAGAACAGCAGTGGATGCACCAGCAGACCCAGCGCGATGCCCGTCGAGGCGAGAGAAACGGCCGAGAACACAGCGATTCGGAATGCCTCTGAACCGTCGTTCGACTCCGTAGAAACGGACGCAGCCAGCCACTCCTCCAGCGACTGACTCGCGCGTTGGAGCGTGGGTAAATCGGGCTCAGGGTGCTCACCGTCCTCCAGTAGTCGCTGGACGGCCTCCCGGGTTTCACGCTCGGACTGGAGTTCCTCGGCCTCTCGTGCGAACTTCGAGACGGTCTTCCACGTGACGGGTTCCAAGTCAACGAGGTCCCCGGTATCGACATCTAGGGGAATGTCATCTCGGGCAGTTTCTCGCTGCCGTTGGGCGTCAGCCAAGTCGCCCTGGAGATCGCGCTTCCTGTCCTCCGCAGAATCAAGGTCATCGCGAAGCTCTTTCAGATGGTCGATACGGCCTGTCGGGAGCCCCTCTTCAGGAAGGTCGGCCTCATCAAGCCGTTCTTGAGCGTCCGTTTTCGTTTCCTCGGCCTCGTCTTTTTTGTCGGTCCACTCGTCGATGTCATCTTCGAGGGATCGAACACGCTCGATTTCGTCTCCGTCGACCTGGTCTAAGATATCGGGGAACTCGTCGAGCCTCGATTCAGCCTGCTCCAGCTGGTTTCTCGCCTGTGCGTAGTCGATCGCCTGCTCGAGCAGTTCGGATCGCTCTTGTGCTTGACGCGCTGCCTCCAGTTCACCACGTAACCGGGAGAGTTCGTTCTGCTCTTGGCGTAGTTCAGAAACGTCGTTCCGCGCCTCACGTAACTCCTGAATCGCTCCCTTGGCGTTCTGGACGACATTCCTGTTGGCCCGACTCGGGGAATCCGAATACCCGAGCTCGTCGTATGCTGCAGAGAGATCGTAGCCACCAGCTGATTCTCGCTCGATTATCTCGGCGAACGATTCGTTGTTGTTGTCTCGCTGGAGTAGGTCGTGGAGGGAGAGACGGTAGCGGTCGCGTTGATCGGCTGGAGGAAGGCTCGGACCGTTCGCCTCTTGGCCGTCACGTTGGTAACTCGTGCGGCCATTGTCGACTTCGACTCGCCAGTCTTCACCGTTCAGTGAGAGCTGCCCCACGAGGGATGCACGCTCATCGGCGGTTTCGGGCCAGCAAAGCCATTCGAGCGACTCAGCGAGCGTCGTCTTTCCTGCCGCGTTCGGTCCATGAACGACATTGATGCCGGAGCACAGGTCGTCGACAGAGAAGCCACCAGTTTCGAACCTAGGAGCTTGGACGATCTGGATTTCCTCGAAGCAGATCGGGTTCCTGGTCATGCGTTACCTCCCTTTTGGCTGAGTAGGGTATCGAGCAGTACCCGTGCCTGCTGTTCGAGATGTTCGATAGCGTCAGTGCCGTCCGAATCCCCGAGTTCGGTTTCGCGTCGGAGCGGATTGTACGCATTTGCACTATGAGCCTGCCGCACCGCTGCTAGCGAGTCATCGACCACGTTGCCGTAGGATTCGCGAGTATCACCGTTCTCGATTTCGAGCAGGAGGTTAGCGAGGTACGCAGCTGCATTGTCTCCTTCTGCAAGGTCTTCAAGATCGATTGCCGGACGAGTGTCGACGTCAATCGATTCGATTCGGACTGAAACCGATCCCTCCCGGAATCCGAGGTCACGCTCCATCGACCGATGCTGATCGACGAGCGTCGAGTGGGCATCCGTCCGACCGGTAAGATAAACCCGAACTAGACTGAGTTCCAACGATCTCGTGTCGAGTTCGGATCGAACGTGTTCCTTGATTTCCTCTGAAATTACGGAGGTTGTTTCTTGCGGGTCGTCTACCCCGGACACGTCGACCGAAACCTGGTCGTAGCGAACGGATGCTAGAGGGATCTGTTCAGCACGTACCTCTCCGTTTTTGGGTATCGTAATCGTCCACGGGCCGTGGGCCTGCTGTTCACCCGGATCGAGCGGTTGTGGCGATCCAGAGTACAAAGCCAGTGGACGCGAGTCGATCTGGATCCCCGGACTGTGAATATGACCGAGAAGCCAGGCATCTGCTGGGGTATCGCGGAGCTCGCTGGACAGAACCGGTGCGTATCGGCTTCCTCGTGAGTTGAGGTCGGCGTGAAGCACTCCGATATGAGGCGCGTCATCGGTCTCCGGAAGCTCGTACTCCTCGAGCGGGAACTCGTAGACGTGTTCGGCCGAAAACGACCAGCCATCGAAATGGGCTACCGGCTCGCCGTCCTGTTCGAGCGTCCAGCGTTCCCACTGACCCCCTCTCCCGAGGAATTGGAGCGTGTCGGAATCGAGGTTGTCAACCATATCAGGGAGGGCATCGAAGTCGTGATTCCCGGCAATCACGACGACTGGAATCCCTGCTTCGTCGAGTTGGGCAATTCCGTCTTCGAACGCTCCGTACGCCTCGAAATAGCGATTCTCCTGATCAACAATATCACCTGCAATCACGATCGCGTCAACATCCCGTTCGATTGCCTCTTGGACCGTCGACAGCCAGACGGCTTTCGGCGACAGCTCGGGACCATCCAGATCATCCGGGATCCGACTCGGGTGACGGCCGAGGTGAAGATCTCCCGTGTAAAGTAGTTCCAGAGCGTCCTCCATCATTGCGACTAACCAGTGAGCTAGAAGCACATATCACTGATAAATAAACTCTGTCAATTCGTATCGAAATGCCATGAAAAAGAAGTCCTACCCCGTCGACAACTGATGGTCTATCAACATTTTGACGGTCTACATTTTATCGAATATTTCAGTGTGTGGTGGTGATTTGCACCCTAATGACGAAGTCACCCAAGATACTGATTCTCAACGAGGTTCTGAGGGATTCTTATGAGATTGAGGCAGGCGGTCGCTGTTCTTCGACAGGGGTCACTTCGCTACCCGTCTCTGGGAGGTGTTCGTTGAGGTCATCCTCCTCCTGATCACCGAGCAGATGCTCGAGGACGTCCGCAGCTGCAGGAGAGTACAGCGGGCGGTTGTCGTTTCCGCAGCGGTCGTCCATCGTACAGGCAGGACACCCTTCGTCACGGCCGCACGGACAATCAACAATGAGGTCGTGGGCACGCCGGGCGACATCTTCGAAGTGTTCGTAAATCGAACGTGAGAACCCGAGACCGCCCTCGATACCGTCGTAGATGAACCATCCACTCTTGTCGGGATTGCCAGGAAGCCGATTCGTTGCGAGGCCACCGATGTCACCGCCATCGACTTTCAGCTCAAGTGGCGATACGGCGATCATCGCATGTTCGACGGCGTGAATCCCACCGAGGTACCCGTGAAGCCGCGGTGGGAGGTTGATGCATTCAGGATTGTGGTACTCCGAGTGCTTGTTGAGCATCGCCCGTTCGATGTCGTTGGGAGTCTCGGCCCAACACAGCTGGGTTCGCATTTCTAACGGGGGCACACCAGTTTCATTGCCCAGCTCGAGTACGTCCCCGCTTCCGATTTCTCGCTTGAGGTACGTGCTATAGTGGACAGATACCGTTCCATACCCCCAGTTGAGCGTGAACGGTCCGACCTCGCGTGAGTCCTCTACGACCGTGTCGTAAATGTTGACCTGGCCTTGGGACTGAGTGTAATAGCTCACATTCGCTTTCTCGAGCGAGATGTATGGCTGTGGGATGTCCTCTCGGAGTTCGACGACCTGATACTGCTCGCCCTGGTGGAGAACAGTTGCACCTTCGTGGTAGTCTCTGTAGGCCCGGTCACGGCCGATCGGTTGGTGATCAATCGATCCATCGCCAGCTAGTCGGACGTCGAAGGTGTTTCCGCCGGAGGAGTACAGGCTGATCGCATCCTGTGGGCGGTCGCGATGGGCGTACATCACGCCGCTCTCGAGCGATCCTTCGAGGTCGCCCTTACGTCGGCCGTATTCCACGGCACGTTCCAGTCGTTCCTCGCCTCCGAAATCCTCTGCATCATCGCGTGTGAGGGGGAGTTCCTGCGCGGCGCAGTTGAGTTGCTGGAGGTACACGGGATTGTTGTCGAGGTCAACGACGGCGCTCTCGTGATCTTCTTCGAGGACGTACTCCGGGTGCTGGAGAATGTACTGGTCGAGCGTGGAGTGGCTCGGGACGAACACAGAGAGCGCATCTCGCGTTCCTCTGCCCGATCGACCGATTCGTTGCCAGAACGACTGGCGCGACCCCGGATAGCCCATGAGGACGGTCCCATCGACGCCGCCGATATTGATACCGACTTCCAGGGCACTTGTCGTCGAGACGCCGTCGAGGTGTCCTTCCTTGAGTTGGTACTCCGTCCCCCGACGGGACTGTTTGCCGTGTCCGGCATGGTAGGATGCGAGGTCCGGTCTTCCCTGATATCGGTTCTCCGGGTCGCTGATGAACCGCTTCGCACGGTTGACAGACAGTTCGGTGAGCTTCCGCGAGTCACAGAACAGGAGCGACTGAACGTTCTTCTGGGACATATGCGCCCACACTTCTGGGGCTTCGACCGTCGCAGGACGCTTCGACAGCGCC
Coding sequences:
- a CDS encoding AAA family ATPase — its product is MTRNPICFEEIQIVQAPRFETGGFSVDDLCSGINVVHGPNAAGKTTLAESLEWLCWPETADERASLVGQLSLNGEDWRVEVDNGRTSYQRDGQEANGPSLPPADQRDRYRLSLHDLLQRDNNNESFAEIIERESAGGYDLSAAYDELGYSDSPSRANRNVVQNAKGAIQELREARNDVSELRQEQNELSRLRGELEAARQAQERSELLEQAIDYAQARNQLEQAESRLDEFPDILDQVDGDEIERVRSLEDDIDEWTDKKDEAEETKTDAQERLDEADLPEEGLPTGRIDHLKELRDDLDSAEDRKRDLQGDLADAQRQRETARDDIPLDVDTGDLVDLEPVTWKTVSKFAREAEELQSERETREAVQRLLEDGEHPEPDLPTLQRASQSLEEWLAASVSTESNDGSEAFRIAVFSAVSLASTGIALGLLVHPLLFSILLVAAGIFWYGLRARSQSKDGGNSREPHRKSFEKTGVNPPAGWTEDEVRSRLIGLYDAIAAHKLAERRSEWRDSLATDSDTLEQKEQNLEETRAKLQDQLGAAPDASDVELAVISKRVLDWQEAHDEVEGIQESIETIDDQIETAREELQAKLDPYGYDDVERSGEATEAIRNLENREQQREAAQRDLDQATETIQEATEKIGALADERDEIFAALDLDSDDHDRLEELCEQVEAYESATEDVREANIRANTEAEELESYPGFEPDLKKQEIADLREDLREAERTAEDFDDLQSRIADIKAEIRQAKSDDQVETALAERDRALDDLKDQLEADCAAMVGDVLVDHVQEATMETSRPDVFERAREILTTITRGRYRLDFDEAEAEFRAFDESKQKGLALDELSSGTRVQVLLAVRIAFVEQQEQGVRIPLLLDETLANTDDRRAKTIIESTIELARNGRQVFYFTAQGDEVAKWTAALESTNSVNHEIIDLATVRDVDDSVHIPDLDSIESFTPKSPSPDGHDHSSYGDELKVDSFNPHRGVGTAHLWYVVDDVETLHQLLELGIEHWGQLNNLLQWGNGDLSSVDSEQVTVVEENAAALNEFVDAWKVGRGEPVDREVFEASGAVSSNFIDEVSELAESVNGDGRQIVEALHNEISGFYSSKANELETYLEENGYIELRETLDQGQIRARVIERYVDEGISRDEAKDRSENLLSRINKN
- a CDS encoding metallophosphoesterase family protein, with translation MMEDALELLYTGDLHLGRHPSRIPDDLDGPELSPKAVWLSTVQEAIERDVDAIVIAGDIVDQENRYFEAYGAFEDGIAQLDEAGIPVVVIAGNHDFDALPDMVDNLDSDTLQFLGRGGQWERWTLEQDGEPVAHFDGWSFSAEHVYEFPLEEYELPETDDAPHIGVLHADLNSRGSRYAPVLSSELRDTPADAWLLGHIHSPGIQIDSRPLALYSGSPQPLDPGEQQAHGPWTITIPKNGEVRAEQIPLASVRYDQVSVDVSGVDDPQETTSVISEEIKEHVRSELDTRSLELSLVRVYLTGRTDAHSTLVDQHRSMERDLGFREGSVSVRIESIDVDTRPAIDLEDLAEGDNAAAYLANLLLEIENGDTRESYGNVVDDSLAAVRQAHSANAYNPLRRETELGDSDGTDAIEHLEQQARVLLDTLLSQKGGNA
- a CDS encoding DEAD/DEAH box helicase, with amino-acid sequence MHDDHDTDHSQTDLTTNPKDNTNNGDIDIETDILQLTGEELESTYPNNRYFGQVHENFEIPAREEETVPAGDVLPPKIARNLEFDPWSHQADALQVLDRGDNVCVATSTSSGKTLVYGLHIARQYLEDPETRSLIVYPTKALSRDQEQELNEFLRNTLGLDISVGVYDGDTKSEEKSRIRDECNVVITNFVGLNQYLESHHLWADFHSNCSLVVIDEAHMWTGLGGMHVAWILRRVQRIIDYYGGDPQYVLTTATIGNPTEHALALTGEPAAVVDEDGSPRGIRHLVFWDPPMSGDDGLTDDIDSPALSKRPATVEAPEVWAHMSQKNVQSLLFCDSRKLTELSVNRAKRFISDPENRYQGRPDLASYHAGHGKQSRRGTEYQLKEGHLDGVSTTSALEVGINIGGVDGTVLMGYPGSRQSFWQRIGRSGRGTRDALSVFVPSHSTLDQYILQHPEYVLEEDHESAVVDLDNNPVYLQQLNCAAQELPLTRDDAEDFGGEERLERAVEYGRRKGDLEGSLESGVMYAHRDRPQDAISLYSSGGNTFDVRLAGDGSIDHQPIGRDRAYRDYHEGATVLHQGEQYQVVELREDIPQPYISLEKANVSYYTQSQGQVNIYDTVVEDSREVGPFTLNWGYGTVSVHYSTYLKREIGSGDVLELGNETGVPPLEMRTQLCWAETPNDIERAMLNKHSEYHNPECINLPPRLHGYLGGIHAVEHAMIAVSPLELKVDGGDIGGLATNRLPGNPDKSGWFIYDGIEGGLGFSRSIYEHFEDVARRAHDLIVDCPCGRDEGCPACTMDDRCGNDNRPLYSPAAADVLEHLLGDQEEDDLNEHLPETGSEVTPVEEQRPPASIS